One stretch of Pseudomonas fluorescens Q2-87 DNA includes these proteins:
- the gspH gene encoding type II secretion system minor pseudopilin GspH produces MARARQHGFTLIELMVVLVIIGIASAAVSLSIKPDPLKLLRQDAERLVQLLQLAQTEARTDGRAITWRWDAKGFGFSRRADQGTGLDRFKDDPQLHSRRWQSPTMQVRVEPGQRVVLSAEWIGEPLQIRLSDGQNSLNVQRSAAGRVQVQ; encoded by the coding sequence ATGGCCCGGGCCCGGCAACACGGTTTCACCCTGATCGAATTGATGGTGGTACTGGTGATCATCGGCATCGCCAGCGCCGCCGTGAGCTTGAGCATCAAGCCCGACCCGCTGAAACTGTTGCGCCAGGACGCCGAACGACTGGTGCAGCTGTTGCAACTGGCACAGACCGAAGCCCGCACCGACGGCCGGGCGATTACCTGGCGCTGGGATGCCAAAGGGTTCGGCTTCAGTCGCCGTGCCGATCAGGGGACGGGACTGGATCGTTTCAAGGACGACCCGCAGCTGCATTCACGTCGCTGGCAGAGCCCGACGATGCAGGTTCGCGTGGAGCCTGGGCAGCGGGTCGTGTTGAGTGCCGAATGGATCGGCGAGCCTTTGCAAATCCGACTTTCGGACGGTCAGAACAGCCTCAATGTGCAACGCAGCGCCGCCGGACGGGTGCAGGTCCAATGA
- a CDS encoding PulJ/GspJ family protein, translated as MSARQTGFTLLEVMVAILLMAVVSLIAWRGLDSVTRADSHLQASTEQTEALLRVLNQLERDVALRASTELSEPAKPGVDDAPSTAPPALTVRSAEGRGFRLDVIRVGATREGELQRVRWWLKGDTLYRAQGQARDRYPLPAPGPGVAVLNDVNDAALRFWDKEKGWRKLSGNRQENPAGLEISLTRQTPQGTEKYRQVLGPLE; from the coding sequence ATGAGCGCCCGGCAGACAGGCTTCACCTTGCTTGAAGTCATGGTGGCTATTTTGCTGATGGCGGTGGTCAGCCTGATTGCCTGGCGCGGGTTGGACAGCGTCACCCGCGCCGACAGCCACTTGCAGGCCAGCACCGAGCAGACCGAAGCCTTGCTGCGGGTGTTGAACCAACTGGAGCGCGACGTGGCCCTGCGCGCCAGTACCGAGCTGAGCGAACCGGCAAAACCCGGCGTCGACGACGCGCCCTCCACAGCCCCGCCCGCCCTTACGGTGCGCAGCGCCGAAGGCCGGGGGTTTCGCCTGGACGTAATCCGGGTGGGGGCGACACGGGAAGGCGAGTTGCAACGGGTACGCTGGTGGCTGAAGGGCGACACTCTGTACCGTGCCCAGGGCCAGGCCCGCGACCGTTATCCATTGCCTGCGCCTGGTCCAGGGGTGGCCGTGCTCAACGACGTCAATGACGCCGCGCTGCGGTTCTGGGACAAGGAAAAAGGCTGGCGCAAGCTCAGTGGCAATCGCCAGGAGAATCCGGCAGGCCTCGAAATCAGCCTGACCCGCCAGACACCCCAGGGCACCGAAAAATACCGGCAAGTGCTGGGGCCGTTGGAATAA